From Triticum aestivum cultivar Chinese Spring chromosome 7B, IWGSC CS RefSeq v2.1, whole genome shotgun sequence:
CATGGTTATGGGAAAATTTGCTGACTTAGCTTTGTCGGCTTTGTTAGTATTAGGATCATCTTGCAGGACTCCAATGGACTGATCTTTAGAATGTGGTTCTGAATCAAGGACCTGCATGAATTCATCCAGTGAAATGATCAGTGGGAGATTCTCCATAACCTTCAGGTCATCAACCATTGGTTCTAGCATGAGATCATTTTTCTCATTTGCTGGATATTCTAAATTGCTTGATGTGTTGCTGTTCCATGTCCCAACTACATCTTGCACACTGTTGTCCGATTCCTTGGTCACCCAGGGTACACTTGCTTTATCGTCAGATTTGGTCTGAACTGCAACAGGTTCTGATGGAACATAAGAAAGTGAATCACCACCAAGCCCAACTTCTACCGGAAAAACATCAGTTTCTTCCACCTCAACTTGAAATTCTCCCTTGTGTGTTTTCCTCACCAAGCGTCTAACGTCCACTTCTCTATCAGGAAGAACAACCATTTTTGCAAGCTCTTCAGCTTTAGCCATCCGCCACTCTGAAAGCTCCTTTGAAGCAAGTTCTTCAATGGTCATCGCACATAGGCATTTAGGTGTTATTTCTCCAGACAAGACTCTTTCCCTCAGCCCAGGATTGTTTTTATCTTTCAGATTAAACAGAAGTGATCTACCTTTCTCCTTGTATTTCTTATTAACTCCCTCAAATAATTTGAACATCTCCTCTTCAATTATGAATGCTAACCTTTGGGCCTTATGAATCCTGACCTTCTTTTCTTCTATTACCTCATCCATGGTAGTTCCTCTTTTAGACTCCAGGACAATTTGAGATAAATTAACCCCAGTTTGAACATCAGACATCCTGGCCCTTTTTGGATTTGGTTGTGACATGGATTCAGAAGCTCCAAGAGCAATGTGGGGAGTCCAGCAAAGCCCATCACCTTGCAAAACATCATCTAAAGAAACAGTGCTATTGCCCAATACTTTGTTTCCCAATGGAACATGTTCTGTTCGTTGCTGCATTGTCATGTTTGATCCCAAATTGCTACATAACGTGCCACCGTGTTCGCTTCTGATAGCAGCAACCTTTGtgacattatcatcatcatcatcatctttacCTGCATCCTGGAATACGGCTGTGATTCCTTGCATTCTACCACCGTCTGCCTGCCTGTTGTCACCAGCTGATCCCACAAGTGACACATTTCCAGAAGATTGCTGGTCAGAATCTGTACTCAAGGCAGCAGACAGAGCCTCCCTGAATTTCGATCTCACAGACTCAGACAACTGCGGATGAGCCTTCGGCGGCAGTTCCTTCTGAACAGAACGCTTGCCAGCAGAAAACTGCGATGGTGGCGACTTGAGCATCTGGACCTTGGGCGACATCGCCATCTTCTTGACCAccgagggcggcgccggcggctgcGAGGCAACAATCCCAGGATGACCCGCTTGAACACGCAGGACCTGCTGCGGCGGCCTCAACGACACCCTGCTCAAAGGCCTCGACCCGGTGAGGTCCGCGCTGGGCCTGGGCACGCCAACCTGCGCCGGGTGCTGGCTCATGGGCACGATCAAGTAGGAGCTGGCCGGCGCGGGCGCGCCCCAGTTGCCAGGGTGGAACGCCGCGGGGTACGGGACCTGCGCGGACCGGTGCGCAGCCGAAGGCAATTGTGGCTGTGGCGCCCGCCCCTGCTTCGTGAGCTCCATCGCTCTGCTGCACACTCCAGACACACGCACGCGGCAAAAGGTGAGACCAATCCATAGCGGATGGGAGTTGGCTAGGGTTGTGCTAGCACGCCAAGCGACCGAACTGCTCGGCGAGGGAAACGGCGCGTGGGTGCGCAACGCGGGTTTCTCGGAGAGCTCACCTCGGTGCCGTCGGAGTGAGGCGGTGCAGAGGCCGgagggcggcggccgcggcggtggCGTAGCGGGGGCTTGGTAGAGTGCCTAGGTGGTGGGGTCGGTGGTAGGGTTCGAGGATTTGGGGGTTTTGCGCTTTTGGGCGCGGTGGGGACGAAGGAGACGCCAGTGAAGGTGAAGGGTGCCGCCGCAGCACGCCGGCACGCGGGGCTGCGGCGTGGGCAAAATGCTGGTTGCTGGGCCTTCGAGGCCATCGCTTTGAGCCCGTGAATGTGCAAGATTTGTGTTTTGAGCCCACGAATGTGCAAGTGCTGCTTACCGTGCATGCTCGTGATTATTGAGTTTTTTTTTCGGGAGACGTGATTATTGAGTTGGGCTTCCTGAGAAAACTTCATCCGCCTTCGCTTGTCTCTGTCGCTCGGCTCTCTCAGTCTGACTTATAAGAATCCCTCACCTCAAAAAAAAACTTATAAGAATCCTTTTTTTTTAGAACTGACTTATAAGAATCCCTTTTTTTTGGCAGTAACTGActtataagggcatgtacaatgcatagtctcaaggtgatgcctcgcatgccatgtaggatcggatatgacgtaaagtaggttcggatagggaagcgggatcctctccaggaggcgggtgcttgaagagaaaaagtgtggtccggtgACAAAAGCTGAAAATATTGGAGTGAAAAGTACAGATGCATGTGTACTAGaatctttattttctattttttaatgaggtccactagtgatagcttgcattagggagaaaaaataaatgtagatgcctcaaattactttttgtcatggggcatatgtatccatatgccaccattgtacatgccctaagggcATGAACTATGCTACAGCGTGGACAGCTGCTCCA
This genomic window contains:
- the LOC123159511 gene encoding uncharacterized protein, which gives rise to MELTKQGRAPQPQLPSAAHRSAQVPYPAAFHPGNWGAPAPASSYLIVPMSQHPAQVGVPRPSADLTGSRPLSRVSLRPPQQVLRVQAGHPGIVASQPPAPPSVVKKMAMSPKVQMLKSPPSQFSAGKRSVQKELPPKAHPQLSESVRSKFREALSAALSTDSDQQSSGNVSLVGSAGDNRQADGGRMQGITAVFQDAGKDDDDDDNVTKVAAIRSEHGGTLCSNLGSNMTMQQRTEHVPLGNKVLGNSTVSLDDVLQGDGLCWTPHIALGASESMSQPNPKRARMSDVQTGVNLSQIVLESKRGTTMDEVIEEKKVRIHKAQRLAFIIEEEMFKLFEGVNKKYKEKGRSLLFNLKDKNNPGLRERVLSGEITPKCLCAMTIEELASKELSEWRMAKAEELAKMVVLPDREVDVRRLVRKTHKGEFQVEVEETDVFPVEVGLGGDSLSYVPSEPVAVQTKSDDKASVPWVTKESDNSVQDVVGTWNSNTSSNLEYPANEKNDLMLEPMVDDLKVMENLPLIISLDEFMQVLDSEPHSKDQSIGVLQDDPNTNKADKAKSANFPITMDKAAVSEFQFHSDVPSQRGYCESKSESPINKPVPVLDPVEEPKGDVLVKSPPEEVDAEKSDTVNVSIPESTMQCNITPDAVLTHDIIWEGTIELSLSSLTNIVAIFKSGKKPSTNEWRRFLEIKGRVRLSAFEEFLEQLPKSSSRTITVTELRWKEASLESGRHHLLKTIDSYIADERVGLVKPSEGVELYLCPSQGKAAQILADHLPKEHSGSFTVPGTSIIGVVVWRRPHASSRVPNRQDDSKRQAATSGSAMPMISQPSSRSSTASHQEVVTADVPPGFGSGVVRDDDDLPEYNFVSVSNSAANVTVPQTYRSHQHLAHTSSPTDRVRELIRKYGNRSAAAQPWNSDGDDDDLPEWDPCSQGNLQQARIPQPHYPYQRHEQLQYHSLLQQSQSSLSQAYPQQGEISSAPKDSVLQLLPVQLKRWIQNVGTG